The sequence GATGGTCGCCGACCCGCAGGGCGTTGGCCATGGCCGTGAGCGCCGGGTTCACGGCGCCGATGCTGGGGAAGAAGCTGGTGTCGACCACATAGAGGTTGTCGAGCTCGTGCGCGCGGCAGTCGGTGTCCAGCACCGAGGTGGCCGGGTCGGTGCCGAAGCGGCAGGTGCCGGCCTGGTGGGCGACCCCGGCAATGGGGATGTCGGTCTTGAGGTAGGCGTGCCGGGGGATCAGGTGGTCGGGGTGCATGCCGAGGTGGCCGAGCATCGACTTGAGCTGGTGGTACAGGCGGCCGGCGGCGGTCGCGTTCCTGGCCGAGTAGGCCAGCTTGACGTTCCCGTCGCGCTCCAGGGTGACCCGGTTCTCCGGCACGGGCAGGTCCTCGGTCGACAGCCAGAAGTCGACCGCGTGACTGGCCACGTCGCGTAGCGCGAAGCCGGGCGCGAGCTTGGTCTCCAGCGGCTTCTCGCCCCGGAACATGTCGGCCTGCGACTTGCCGATCATCTGGATGTTGCCCATGGGGTACTCGAAGTCGTCGCTGCCGAAGTAGAAGTCGTTGACCCCGAGGGTCTTCTGGAAGACCGTAGGGTTCGGCTCCTTGGAGAGGGCGAGCACGGCCTGGCTGTTGTGGAACATGTAGTTGCGGCCGACCTGGTCGGACCCGTTGGCCAGGCCGTTGGGGTGGGCGTCGCTGGCCGAGGCCAGCAGCAGCTTGGCCGAGTTGGCGGCGCCGCACGAGAGGACGTACAGGTCGGCGGCGAACACCTCGCGGGCCCCGTCGTGGTCGACCTCGACCCCGGTGACGGCGGTGCCGGCGTCATTGGTGGCCAGCCTGACCGCGCGGGCGCCGGTGACCAGCGTCACGTTGGGGTGCTCCAGCGCCGGCCGCACGCCCAGCGCCTCGGCGTCCGACTTGGCGTGGACCAGGCACGGGAAGCCGTCGCAGGTCGCGGTGCGGATGCAGGCGCTGAAGGGCGGGTTGGCCTCGTCCAGCATGACGCCGCAGGGAGCGTGGAAGGGGTGCCGGCCCGCGGCCGCGAGGTCGTCCGCCAGCTGCTGGATGCGCGGCTCGTGCGACACGGCCGGGAAGGGGTAGGGCGCGCTGGCCGGCGGCTCGGTCGGGTCCTCGCCCCGGTTGCCGTGGACCTGGTACAGCTGCTCGGCCTGGGTGTAGTAGGGCTCCATCGCGTCGTAGCCGATCGGCCACGCCGGCGAGATGCCGTCGTGGTGCTTCAGCTCGCCGAAGTCCTCGCGGCGCAGCCGGTACAGCGCCGCCCCGTAGAGCTTGGTGGCCCCGCCGACGAAGTAGTGGACCTGGGGCTGGAACGCCTTGCCCTTGGCGTCGTACCAGGTGTCGGCGGAGATGTAGCGGTTGTCAATGAACACGTCGGCGGTGGACCAGTTCTGCGGCTCGCGCGGGAGCCAGCCGCCCCGCTCGAGCAGCAGGATGCGCTTGCCGGACGGGGCGAGGTGCCGGGCCAGGGTGCCGCCGCCGGCGCCGGTCCCGACAATGATGACGTCGTAGTCGTTCATCCCTGCAGCTCCTGTGTCCGCTCGGCGAGGATGATGCGTCCGGCGGCTTCGATCAGGGCCAGATGGGAGAAGGCCTGGGGGAAGTTGCCGAGGTGGTGGCCGGTGGTGGTGTCGAACTCTTCGGCGAACAACCCCAACGGGGAGCTGATGCGCAACAGCTTTTCCATCAGGTCCCGGGCCCCGTCCTGCTCCCCGACCACGGCCAGGGCCGAGACCAGCCAGAACGAGCAGATCAGGAACGTGCCCTCCTTGCCGCTGAGGCCGTCGTCGGTCTCCTCGGTCCGATAGCGCAGGACAAAGCCGTCCTCGGTCAGCTCGCTGGCCACGGCCAGGACCGTCTTGCGCAGCCGGGCATCGTCGGCGGGGAGGAACCCGAACACCGTGGCCAGCAGCGTCGAGGCGTCCAGGGCATCGGTGCCATAGTGCTGGCGCAGGACCCCGTCCTGGCGCAGGCCGTGGTCGAGGATGTCGGCCCGGATCTCCTCGGCGACGGTGCGCCACTCGGCCTCCAGCTCGGGCATCCCCCGGATCCCGGCCAGCTTGGCCGCCCGGTCCAACGCCACCCAGCACATCAGCTTGGACGACACATAATGCTGGGGCTTGCCCCGGGCCTCCCAGATCCCCTGGTCGGGCTCGCGCCACACCGCAATCGCACAGGCCGCCTGGGCCTGGACGATCGGCCACAACCGCCGGGGTAGGCGCTGGCTGCGGCGGGTATGCAACAAGATCGAGTCCAGCACCGCCCCGTACACGTCATTTTGACGCTGGTCAAAGGCGCCGTTGCCGACCCGCACGGGTTTGGCTCCGGCATAGCCGGACAACTCCTGGCGGATGGTCTCGGTCAGCTCCCGGCGCCCATCGATGCCGTACATGATCTGCAGGGCACCATCGGGGTTGGGTTCCAGATCGGCCACGAACTGCATGAACTCATCGGCTTCCCAGTCCAGGTTCAGCCAGTGCAGGGCCTGGAGGGTAAAGGTGCTGTCCCGCATCCAGGTGTAGCGGTAATCCCAGTTGCGCTCGCCCCCCGGCGTCTCCGGCAACGAGGTCGTCAACGCGGCCACGGTGGCCCCGGTCGGCATGTAGGTCAGGCCCTTGATGGCCAACGCCGAACGCTGGATGGGCTGGCTCCACCGGTGATCCGGGATCCGGGCCCGCCCCAGCCAGGAGCGCCAGAACCGGGTCGTCGCCTCCAACCGCCGATTGGCGTCCTCCAGACCGGCCGGGACGGCCAGGCCCTCAGCCCACGACAGCGCACACCACAGCTGCTCACCCTCGCCCAGGACATGGC comes from Actinomycetota bacterium and encodes:
- a CDS encoding GMC family oxidoreductase, which produces MNDYDVIIVGTGAGGGTLARHLAPSGKRILLLERGGWLPREPQNWSTADVFIDNRYISADTWYDAKGKAFQPQVHYFVGGATKLYGAALYRLRREDFGELKHHDGISPAWPIGYDAMEPYYTQAEQLYQVHGNRGEDPTEPPASAPYPFPAVSHEPRIQQLADDLAAAGRHPFHAPCGVMLDEANPPFSACIRTATCDGFPCLVHAKSDAEALGVRPALEHPNVTLVTGARAVRLATNDAGTAVTGVEVDHDGAREVFAADLYVLSCGAANSAKLLLASASDAHPNGLANGSDQVGRNYMFHNSQAVLALSKEPNPTVFQKTLGVNDFYFGSDDFEYPMGNIQMIGKSQADMFRGEKPLETKLAPGFALRDVASHAVDFWLSTEDLPVPENRVTLERDGNVKLAYSARNATAAGRLYHQLKSMLGHLGMHPDHLIPRHAYLKTDIPIAGVAHQAGTCRFGTDPATSVLDTDCRAHELDNLYVVDTSFFPSIGAVNPALTAMANALRVGDHLLDRLGAARNGAGP
- a CDS encoding glycoside hydrolase family 15 protein encodes the protein MPSPFSPIDGYAFLSNCHTGALVAADGAVDWLCVPRFDSPSVFGSLLDREAGVFRLGPFGINVPVSRAYEAGTNTLVTVWRTPTGWVEVRDGLTMGPRRGEDQVTPHTRPPADDDADHLLVRTARCLEGQVEVELVCEPVFDYGRVVADWVLVEGDRQAADASGAGVSVRLATSMELGIEANRVRARHVLGEGEQLWCALSWAEGLAVPAGLEDANRRLEATTRFWRSWLGRARIPDHRWSQPIQRSALAIKGLTYMPTGATVAALTTSLPETPGGERNWDYRYTWMRDSTFTLQALHWLNLDWEADEFMQFVADLEPNPDGALQIMYGIDGRRELTETIRQELSGYAGAKPVRVGNGAFDQRQNDVYGAVLDSILLHTRRSQRLPRRLWPIVQAQAACAIAVWREPDQGIWEARGKPQHYVSSKLMCWVALDRAAKLAGIRGMPELEAEWRTVAEEIRADILDHGLRQDGVLRQHYGTDALDASTLLATVFGFLPADDARLRKTVLAVASELTEDGFVLRYRTEETDDGLSGKEGTFLICSFWLVSALAVVGEQDGARDLMEKLLRISSPLGLFAEEFDTTTGHHLGNFPQAFSHLALIEAAGRIILAERTQELQG